One Oceanicoccus sagamiensis genomic region harbors:
- the mltF gene encoding membrane-bound lytic murein transglycosylase MltF yields MSRKTPLLFSALLLLSSLWLLSACAEKDQPKSIKEQGTLRIVSRNGPTTYFEDRTGPTGFEYELARLFADYLEVELEVTVLHSLEEIFESLEENNVHLAAAGLTITEERQKRLNFSPSYMEIKQYVLYRSGTNRPRSPEDLSNRKITVMAESSHSEILTRLKPDYPKLQWRTATDVETVDLLDMLTSGEIDYTILDSNEYIANRGFYPRLNIAFEIGQPGELAWALPGQIMTPGLTDELQAFFKVIKDNGTLRQLEERFYSHSEQVNRVGSLTFNQAVEQRLPKYKELIEEIAEEYGIDWRLLASISYQESHWNPRARSPTGVRGMMMLTLPTAKEMNIKNRLDAEQSLRGGARYFNKILQRLPERVKEPDRTWFALAAYNVGTGHLEDARKITERRGGNPSKWADVKDSLPLLSKRRWYKGTKHGYARGNEPVTYVQNIRHFYNVLNWTDVSKNRTPPPQQVEQYLPESLRTNIKTL; encoded by the coding sequence TTCGAGAAATGGCCCAACCACCTACTTTGAAGACCGCACCGGGCCAACCGGCTTTGAATATGAATTGGCGCGCCTGTTTGCCGATTATCTGGAGGTTGAACTGGAGGTCACGGTCTTACACAGCCTGGAAGAAATTTTTGAGTCATTGGAAGAAAACAATGTGCATCTTGCCGCAGCCGGCCTGACGATTACCGAAGAGCGGCAAAAGCGGCTAAATTTCTCCCCGAGTTATATGGAAATTAAACAATATGTGCTGTACCGCTCAGGTACTAACAGACCGAGAAGCCCGGAGGATCTTAGCAACCGTAAAATCACCGTGATGGCAGAAAGCAGCCATAGTGAAATCCTGACGCGGCTAAAGCCAGACTACCCCAAGCTGCAATGGCGCACCGCCACTGATGTTGAAACGGTAGATTTGTTAGATATGCTCACCTCGGGCGAAATCGACTACACCATTCTCGACTCCAATGAATATATCGCCAATCGCGGTTTTTATCCGCGTCTGAATATTGCTTTTGAAATTGGCCAACCTGGCGAACTCGCCTGGGCTTTACCGGGCCAGATTATGACGCCGGGGCTTACCGATGAACTGCAGGCCTTTTTTAAAGTCATCAAAGACAATGGCACCTTGCGGCAACTGGAAGAACGTTTTTATAGCCACAGCGAACAGGTCAACCGGGTTGGCTCACTAACCTTTAATCAGGCCGTTGAACAGCGCCTGCCAAAGTATAAGGAACTGATTGAAGAAATAGCGGAGGAATATGGTATTGATTGGCGTTTACTAGCCTCTATCAGCTATCAGGAGTCGCACTGGAACCCCAGAGCCAGGTCCCCTACCGGGGTCCGCGGTATGATGATGCTAACCCTACCCACCGCAAAAGAAATGAATATTAAAAACCGTCTGGATGCGGAGCAAAGCCTGCGCGGCGGTGCCCGATACTTTAATAAAATTTTGCAACGGCTGCCGGAGCGGGTTAAAGAACCTGACCGCACCTGGTTTGCACTGGCGGCCTACAATGTTGGAACAGGACATTTAGAAGACGCCAGAAAAATTACCGAACGCCGCGGCGGCAACCCGAGTAAATGGGCCGATGTAAAAGATAGCTTACCGCTGCTTAGCAAGCGTCGATGGTATAAGGGAACCAAACATGGCTATGCACGGGGTAATGAACCGGTCACCTATGTGCAGAATATCCGCCATTTTTATAATGTATTAAATTGGACGGATGTATCGAAGAACCGGACGCCACCGCCCCAACAAGTGGAGCAGTATTTACCGGAGTCCTTAAGGACAAATATTAAGACGTTATAG